From one Triticum aestivum cultivar Chinese Spring chromosome 4B, IWGSC CS RefSeq v2.1, whole genome shotgun sequence genomic stretch:
- the LOC123094183 gene encoding histidine-containing phosphotransfer protein 2-like, which yields MAAAALRAQLNAHIAGMYTNGVVDEDTFEELRDEGTATEVSRLFIYDASEIIDDIDLLMEEPEVDFDEVEALTQQLMRCTTSVGAQQVNLACMHFGNFYAIQYKQGCLVSLALVRNEFYIVRHELEIMMQLEEQIATCGPNS from the exons ATGGCAGCCGCAGCACTGAGGGCGCAGCTGAACGCCCATATCGCCGGCATGTACACCAAT GGTGTGGTGGACGAGGATACATTCGAGGAGCTGCGGGACGAGGGCACCGCCACCGAGGTCTCCCGTCTCTTCATCTACGACGCCTCCgagatcatcgacgacatcgacctCCTGAT GGAGGAACCCGAAGTGGACTTTGACGAGGTGGAAGCCCTGACGCAGCAGCTCATGCGGTGCACTACCAG TGTTGGTGCACAGCAAGTGAACCTCGCCTGCATGCACTTCGGCAATTTCTATGCCATACAATACAAACAAGG GTGTCTCGTGTCACTGGCTCTTGTTAGGAATGAGTTCTATATTGTGCGACATGAGTTGGAGATCATGATGCAG CTCGAAGAGCAGATCGCGACATGTGGTCCTAACTCCTAA